Within Rhododendron vialii isolate Sample 1 chromosome 12a, ASM3025357v1, the genomic segment AAGGGAGAAGCATCACGCGAGAAACTACCCCCTAATTAATCTACCCACTACACTTTAAAAAATAGACATACAATAAACTTAGGTGGTTTTGGACAACCCCGGGAAGTGCCAATATATCTAACAAAAGTGAGAGTTATTTAACCACTTCTCCTACATATTTGATCAACTGTAAATTAGAAATAACTGTATAAAGTTATGTCGTagaggaaaaaatggaaaacattttTGTGACAGcttcattctttattttttagagcATTATAGAGTGGCGGTTCTAAAGATTTGGTGCCCTAAACACGTGTAAATGCCTACATATGAAAGATACATGTCACGAGTTTgtgtaatttcaaatttaatgcTTGCACTGTGTTTTcaagaaaataaccaaaaacgGAAACTCGTAATCCATCTAAGTGAAACAGAGAATTCAAAATATAGCACATTCTATTAAATATAGTGCAAAGGGAAACTGCATgttttaactaaaaaaaaaccaatgaaaACCACAGTACTAAACTACTAATAACAGAAGCTAAATCTAGTTGTCCAATAAACTAAGATCAACTTTAACCAGAGCAATGAAGTTTGGGCAAGATTTCATCAATCAACCTTCCAGCCATTCTCTTATACGCCTCTTCTGTCAAATGAACTCCATCCCAACTAAGGAACGTGTTAGGATGCTGACAAACTGAAATTCCTGGAGCTCCACACATCTTGGCTAGGCTAAAATTGTAATCACCACCGGTACCGCAACACGCTTTTCGAGTAGAGGATTGGGAAAACCCtgaaattgaaatggaaaataCAATATTAGCGAGGACTAATGAGTTATAATACTCTACTCTAGACATGCTCTTCTTCTTGCAAGGGGTAAATAGACTCACCAAGATATTGTGCATTCTGGAAAAGCCATTGGAAGGCTCGGTAGTAATCACCGTAAACGATTACTACATTCGGGTACTCTCTTTTCAGTTGTTGGATGGCTTCTTGTAGTTGGTTGTTGTGATATTTTGAGAAGCTGTTAAGGTCCTTCAAGCAATGATGTTCGTCATAGGCATTTGAGTTGTTGGTCTGAAATGCAGTGAGATAGATGGGAAGGCAGCCTATCGGAAAATTTCCCGGGACTACCACCCTAGCAGCTCCATAACCAATGACTTGCTGCAACCCATATAGAAAGATGATAATTAAATTGCATTGTAATTACTATACATGGAAGTAATCAGCTTGATCTTGATGAAAAATTAATCGATCTTCCCGGTAGACTTACCCTAACAGCTGCTGTTATAGCTCTGACAACTTCAGGTACCATGTTTTTTACCTCACTAATACTTTTTCCTTGCAATAATGCATAGTTATAATCATTTCCGCCAATCTCTCCAACCATAAAAAGAGAGGTCTTTAGCTTCTCCAAGCAATCTGTTATTGTTGTCAAGTCAATACGATAAGCGCAATTCATGATTTTCGTGTATTTGATTTGAGAAAACACTTCATAACTAACCTCTCTCCGTGGTGCAGATCGAATTGATATGGGTAGACATCCGATCAAGTTGCACACTGAGTGAGCTCCTAGTGACCGGGGAGGGGATGTTTTTTCGGGCTAGAACCTCCGTTGTTAAGGCAGTGGAGCCGGCGACGGCGTAGTTTACACCATGTGCGAAGTCTCCATCCCTGTTCATATAAGGACTAAGGAAGGGAAGGCCAGCTGACTTAGCTGCAAAATTTATAAAAGACAATGCACTTCAGTGAAACACCTCATAAATCGaccaaataaaaacaattaaatATGAACAATAAATTAAGGCTCTTCTTTTTGGGTCTTTGGAGAAatctgttgaattttttttttccctaaacaATCGGATAGgtaaaaaatcactaaagaccaAAATGTTGGCCGAGATTAGCCCGGAAGAAATTGGAAACCAAATAAACTGCCAATTGATGAGAGTTTTGGTCAGGGGAACGCATGCAAGCACgaacagaaaattttgggagtaggttttttttttttttttttttttttctagcttTTGTTTTGCGCTGGCCGTCTCCCTATAAGGTTTATCAATGATTTTCTTACTCTTCCTTAAAAAGAGCACTAACAGAGGAATGCTCACTGATTTGTTTTCATTCATTCAAAGTCTATAGAGTTCTTGTATACTTGCAACTTTTGGCCCTGTCCTAAACAacctaaaatttttaaaaagccCAATTACAAACTAGATTAAACATGACCCATTACAAACGAACAAGGCCCACATACATAAACTATTTATTTtagcccaaaaataaaaaaatattacaaaaaatgcattaattttaacagaaaaagaaaacacttaAGTTACTAACAGAAGaacttttgaaaaagtgaataatAGCCTTATTAATCCCAATGTTAAAACATaaatagagagaaagagaatagAAACAATGATGGTATCGATTGTGGACAATCATCTCAAAATATATAGTACTAGTTTTAAAAAGAGAATAGTAGCCTTATTAATCccaatgttaaaaaataaatagagagaaagagaacagAAACAATTGACGGTATCGATTGTGGACAATCATCTCGAAATATAGTAGTAGATTTATAGAGGTTGTCATATATACAAATTAGTTGTGAGCTACGAAaaccccataaaaaaaaaaaatcagtactaaaaaaaattctggCAGTGATGAGAAGATCAGATGCGAAAGGGTTGAAAACTTAGTAAAATTATTGCAGTTAACGAAAATCTAAAGCATGTTTTTTTATGGCATAAGGAATTGCAAAAGaatcttatcaaaaaaaaaaaaaggaattgcaAAAGAAGATATAGTTAcctttctattatagatgcttGTATTTCTTGGAAACACAATATAGTACCATGTGCGTGCTATTA encodes:
- the LOC131310440 gene encoding GDSL esterase/lipase At5g03980-like — protein: MASTKNLVSTLVLASLAASFFLLLQPLPSNAKSLATCNFDQIYQLGNSISDTGNLIRERPMGAATPFARLPYGQTYFRSATGRCSNGRLMIDFIAKSAGLPFLSPYMNRDGDFAHGVNYAVAGSTALTTEVLARKNIPSPVTRSSLSVQLDRMSTHINSICTTERDCLEKLKTSLFMVGEIGGNDYNYALLQGKSISEVKNMVPEVVRAITAAVRQVIGYGAARVVVPGNFPIGCLPIYLTAFQTNNSNAYDEHHCLKDLNSFSKYHNNQLQEAIQQLKREYPNVVIVYGDYYRAFQWLFQNAQYLGFSQSSTRKACCGTGGDYNFSLAKMCGAPGISVCQHPNTFLSWDGVHLTEEAYKRMAGRLIDEILPKLHCSG